The Paenibacillus yonginensis genome segment CCGTGTTGACCAGCAGACAGCCCGGGGGCATTTCTTCATCCCCGATCACCATAAACCGGAGTACAAAGACCAGTGCATCTGCAGCCGTTTCATAACGCTGAATTTCCAAACTCAGCGTTCCGTTAATCGTTTCGTCAAAACGATCCATGGATTTAAGGAACAAAGTGTGTTTGTCACTGAAGGTATCATAAAGGCTTCTTCGGTGAATCCCCATATGCTCAACAAGATCGTTCATCGAAGTTTTCTCGTAGCCCTGCTCCCAAAACAGCCTCATCGCTTTATCCAGAACGGTTTTTTCGTCAAATTCTTTGTTTCTTGCCATTCATGTCCCCCTTCCCTTATCCGCCTGAATGACTGGAGACACCAGTAAAAATTCTCTTAAAACGCCTTCTGTCAGCTGATCGCCAAGGCTGGTTTGGGTGTCACACTCAGCCATTCTACGGCCTCATCCCAATCCGTAAAATTCTCCTGTAAATAAGGCAGCGATCCGAGGCCGCTGACCGTGCGGGTGACGCTAAGCTTGGCAACCATGCTGGCCGGTTCCAGCATTGCCAGCCGGCGAAGTCCACTCTCATAAGCCCGGCGGACAAAGAATTCGCCGATCCAGGTTTTGTCTTCAGCTTTGATAGCCGATCCCTGCCGGGTGTCCATCAGCACTCTGCTGCCTCCCATCTGTTTAAGAAGCTCTGCTCCCTGCAGCAAAATGGATTTGAATTCCTCGCCGTAAGCAAATCCCTTCCACTCCACCAATACACTTTGCAGGTTCTCATCCCAGGACACTACCCCATGTTTTGATTCAAAATAAAGCATCTCACCCAACTCCTTAATTTTTTGAGAATGATCGTTCTAATTTTTGTCCTTTCTATCTTGTTTCTTGCTGTTGAATTCAATATAGCATATCGGGAACGATCAGTAAAGAATTATTTTTTACCGATCGTTCTCGATTGCTGATTGATATGTTACTTCCTTATTTTGAAACTTATGAATCCTAAAAAAACAGCCCTATCAAGGACTGTCCCTTTTATCGTTTCCAGGTTTTATTTCTTCTTTAAAATATACATCGACAGCTCGGCGATCCGCTCCAGCTTTTCTTTCGGCGTAGACGTTCGAGTCAAAACTCGGAGCCCTACCAGGCTGTTATGCAGCACCTGGGCCAGGTCGTCTGCTTCTATTGCTGTAGTGAACTCACCCTTTTCTTGTCCCCAGACCACGATTTCTTTAATCAGACGTTCAGTATCCGAGAATCCTGCCCGGGTCTTCACATCCACTTCCATATCCCGGACCGCGAGCTCAGCAGCCGAATTGACCAGCATACAGCCCGGAGGTGTATCCTCATCGCCAAAAATCATGTACTTGAACAAAAATTTCATCGCATCCTCAGCGGTTGCGGACTCTTTAACTCCAGCAGCCAACCTGCTGTTGGTTCTCTCCGCAAACCGGTCAAAGGCTTTTAGAAAGAGTGTATGCTTATCTGTAAAAGTGTCATACAGGCTTCTCCGGTGGATACCCATATGCTCAACCAAATCACTCATGGAAGTTTTCTCGTAGCCTTGCTCCCAAAAAAGCTTCATGGCTTTGTCTAAAACGACTTTTTCCTCAAATTCTTTGCTTCGTGCCATTTGGATTCCCTCCCGCTCCCATTTTAGCATAGGAGGGCTCCTTTTTAAAACGATCAGTAAAGAATTGCTCTATACAAAACAAAAACCCGCTTCTATGACCCTTCGAAATAACAATCAGGTTCATTCAGATCTATTGTCAGAACTTTGCTTATACGAAATGGGCGTAATAAATCCCTAAGTTCGTTGTATTTCTAATACAGATTAAGAAGTATAATTCCTTCCCAATCCCAGCTCGGTCAACAGCTGCCGGTAAGCAATCGATGTCCTGTCCGCCGGGATGTGCGCTTCGGCCAGCAAGTCGAGAGGCAGCTCCTCCGGTGTCTGAGCCTCAACCATTTCCCGGTCCTCGCTGAACACCTTCAGGTTGAAGTCGATGATCTCCTGCACCGGTGTATCCTTATCAAAGTTGCGGCAGATCGGGCTGAACAGCCGCGTATATTTCGCCGATACCGGTGAAGCGCAATTCAGGATGCAGAGGCGGCCATCCGCCGGGAAATAGACGGTCAAAGATGCCGCAAACGGCGGGAATACACGGAATTCGCGCAGCCACTGGAAGCCCTCCGGCGCTTCATGCAGCTGGCTTTTCCCGTAATTGCTGACCGTGCTCCAGTATTCGACGTGCAGCCCGCCGTCCTCCCGGGTAACGGCATACTGCGGAACCTCCGTGTTGTTCCGGTCTCCAAACGTCTCCGTATGCACATAAGCGAAATGGGAGACATCCAGGAACCCCTCCATCTGGCGGCCTGCCGAGCCCGCTATATCAAAGCTTGGCGGCAGAACCTGCAAATAATCGGGATCGTCCCAGTGGGGAAATTCCGGGATCTGCGGCTGCTCCGCTTCCGCTTCGGGCGACAGACAGGTCCAAATCAGGCCGTAACGTTCCACAGCCGGGTAAGTGAACAGCTTCAGCTTGGGCGAAATTTTGGCGCCGGGATGGGCCGGGACGGCTGTACACTTGCCTTCGCAGTTGTAACGAAAGCCGTGATAAGGGCAGACAATCTCCCCGTTCTCTACCCAGCCTTTGCTGAGCGGAGCCCCCCGGTGAAAACAAAGATCCCTTGCTACAACGACCCTGTCTCCACTGCGGTAGCAAACCAGCTTCACGTCGAGCAGCTTGACGGCAAGCGGCTGATCCTGACGAACGTCACCGGCCAAAGCTACCGGATACCAAGAGCTGCTCAGTACCAGCCAATCCTCTTTCGTAAAGGTGCAATTCTTCGGATAATCCCTCAGCAAGAGATTCTCCGTGTTCAGCTTCAGCATTTCCGGCGTCATCAGCGCCACACTCCTTTGCGTATGATCGTATTGTTGTTAACTAACGAAGGCCCCGGACATCGCTGCCATAAGTGACCCCAAGCTCACCCAGCCATTTCCGGTAAGCAATGCTGACCCGGTCTGCTTTCAAATGCAGTTCAGCCTGCAGATCCAGCGGCAGCTCCTCGGGCTTCTGGTTCTCTACGATAAAAGCATCCTGCTCAATAACCTTCTGTTGGAAATCCCGAAAAAACGAATCCGGCTCATACAGCGCATAATTGCGGCTGACCAGGGCAAATACGGTTGTCTTCCGCTCATCCTGCGGCAGAACGGTAAACAAAATGGACAAAATCTGCTGGTTCTCATAGTTCACTTTCTTGAGCCTGGCCGTCATCGGCCGGAGAATTTCGTAGGTGTAATAGAGCGTCGCATAGTTTCCGGAGCCGTCGGCATCGGCATAAATGGCGATTTCATCGGAGACGTA includes the following:
- a CDS encoding TetR/AcrR family transcriptional regulator codes for the protein MARNKEFDEKTVLDKAMRLFWEQGYEKTSMNDLVEHMGIHRRSLYDTFSDKHTLFLKSMDRFDETINGTLSLEIQRYETAADALVFVLRFMVIGDEEMPPGCLLVNTAAELAVRDVEVDAKTLEGFRKTEDLIREIVIKGQRNGEFKASYHPEDLAEYIHSTLIGLRVMARTSVPKEKLEQIMALLIHSVQK
- a CDS encoding TetR/AcrR family transcriptional regulator — protein: MARSKEFEEKVVLDKAMKLFWEQGYEKTSMSDLVEHMGIHRRSLYDTFTDKHTLFLKAFDRFAERTNSRLAAGVKESATAEDAMKFLFKYMIFGDEDTPPGCMLVNSAAELAVRDMEVDVKTRAGFSDTERLIKEIVVWGQEKGEFTTAIEADDLAQVLHNSLVGLRVLTRTSTPKEKLERIAELSMYILKKK
- a CDS encoding aromatic ring-hydroxylating oxygenase subunit alpha yields the protein MTPEMLKLNTENLLLRDYPKNCTFTKEDWLVLSSSWYPVALAGDVRQDQPLAVKLLDVKLVCYRSGDRVVVARDLCFHRGAPLSKGWVENGEIVCPYHGFRYNCEGKCTAVPAHPGAKISPKLKLFTYPAVERYGLIWTCLSPEAEAEQPQIPEFPHWDDPDYLQVLPPSFDIAGSAGRQMEGFLDVSHFAYVHTETFGDRNNTEVPQYAVTREDGGLHVEYWSTVSNYGKSQLHEAPEGFQWLREFRVFPPFAASLTVYFPADGRLCILNCASPVSAKYTRLFSPICRNFDKDTPVQEIIDFNLKVFSEDREMVEAQTPEELPLDLLAEAHIPADRTSIAYRQLLTELGLGRNYTS